The following coding sequences are from one Ochotona princeps isolate mOchPri1 chromosome 8, mOchPri1.hap1, whole genome shotgun sequence window:
- the CREG2 gene encoding protein CREG2, which yields MSVCHGQRPARPGTRLTWLLCCSALLTPAAGYVIVSSVSWAVTNEVDEELDSASTEEALPALLEDSGSIWQQSFPASAHKEDAHLRPRAGGARARPPPAPPGMFSYRRERGPATGAAPDPRLRASTARSLAHASAWGCLATVSAHEQIQGLPFGNCLLISDGPFNNSTGIPFFYMTAKDPVVANLVKNPMASLTLPESETEFCRKNIVDPEDPRCVRLTLTGRMMVVSSEEVEFAKQAMFSRHPGMRKWPRQYEWFFMKMRIEHIWLQKWYGGVADISREEYFKAVPRKD from the exons ATGTCGGTGTGCCACGGCCAACGCCCGGCTCGGCCCGGGACCCGGCTCACTTGGCTGCTGTGCTGCAGCGCCCTACTGACCCCGGCTGCGGGCTACGTGATCGTGAGCTCGGTTTCCTGGGCCGTCACCAACGAGGTGGACGAGGAGCTGGACAGCGCCTCCACCGAGGAAGCGCTGCCCGCGCTGCTGGAAGATTCGGGCAGCATTTGGCAACAGAGCTTCCCGGCCTCGGCGCACAAGGAAGACGCGCACCTGCGGCCCCGGGCGGGAGGCGCCCGTGCCAGGCCGCCCCCTGCGCCGCCGGGAATGTTTTCCTACCGCCGGGAGAGGGGCCCAGCGACCGGCGCAGCCCCTGACCCGAGGCTGCGCGCCAGCACCGCCCGCTCCCTGGCCCACGCCAGCGCCTGGGGCTGTCTGGCCACTGTGTCTGCCCATGAACAG ATCCAAGGACTGCCCTTTGGAAACTGCCTTCTCATCAGTGATGGCCCCTTCAACAACAGCACTGGGATTCCTTTCTTCTACATGACAGCCAAGGACCCTGTGGTGGCCAACCTGGTGAAGAACCCCATGGCCTCGCTGACGCTGCCAGAATCTGAAACGGAGTTTTGCAG AAAGAACATCGTGGACCCAGAGGATCCCCGATGCGTGCGGCTGACGCTCACTGGCCGGATGATGGTGGTGTCTTCGGAGGAAGTAGAATTTGCCAAGCAGGCCATGTTCTCAAG gcacccagggatgaggaagtGGCCTCGTCAGTATGAATGGTTCTTCATGAAGATGAGGATAGAGCACATATGGCTTCAGAAATGGTATGGAGGAGTGGCTGACATTTCAAGAGAAGAATATTTCAAAGCAGTCCCCAGAAAGGATTAA